The genomic DNA GCTATCCCCACCAGGGAACCCAGAGACACCGACAATGTATGGACTGCTACCTCAGGAAACacagtaggaagtggcccagggaggtggggcagagagaggggtaTCTCTCACCCGAGCAAGGTCAGCATGTTACGGTAGAATTCCCTGCTGACTGGATGGCAACCACATCTGTCTCCAagagagccctgggctggaaccctaTGGAGAGGGAGAGTCCTggtccccctaccccagccactACTCACCCCTAGGTGACAGCCCACTTCCCTGAATCCAGCCGCTAGGCCATGCAGCCCTGAACATAAGGGCAGCTGTGTTGACTCTGGACGTTAGGCTGCACAGCCCTGTTCCCAACAGCTGCCATATTGACTCCAACCCCTGGGCCATGCTGATTTCAGCCTGGGGACAGGCTGGAAGACTAACTGCGGTTATATCACAACCCCAAGCCACCCCCAAAGGAGGATGGGGTGTGCATATCATGTGACAATTTCAAAGAACAGAAGTGACCAATCAAATTAATTTACATAATCATTCTACAACTCTTACTGTTCATACATTCAATTAATGACATGCTGACAAGTCATCCACCATACACTCTCCAACAACCACAAGACATACTTATTAACTCTTTCAATATGGGCACCGCTCAGCTAGTAACTGAACATATAAACTGAGAGGTAACAGAATATTTAGTAAATTACCCTAATTGGTCATTGCCAAGATTTTTAACACTTAAAATATGTTTCTGTTCTAATGTATTTTGTATACATGACTTACTGCAATCTCAGCTGTAAGTTAATGaagttgttttttgggggggggcggggaagaggagTGTTTTCTTACTAGGAATGCTGCACTAAAGGAAATGACAGTTCAAGAAGAGAAAAGAATTGCAAATGGTAGAATACTGCTAGTTGGAACATCACTACAAGACAGGTTTTACACACACTGTAGCCATTTCTGCATTAGGATTTTTTGCTAAACTGTTGCCATCAGTGCTTCAGCTCCACTAGTGGAGGGGCTAGTGTAGACAGCTTAACAGGTGGTCAACAATACTTTGTTCACGCTAATGCTTCCATCAGAGCTGAATTGGTCATGGCAACAGTAGAAAATGTTTAGAAAAAGCATTCTGTTTTAGACAAGGTTACAATTACTACTCCTACgggaattctgcacacaatattttaaaatcctgcaaaattctgcatattttatttttcaaaataacacaataaaatCACACTCCTGCTGACAGCCCCTGGGTGTCTGGGGCTCCCGCTGACAACTGTTTGTGTGATTTCATCATGTCTGGTTGCGGTAAAGGTGGTGAAGGCTTGGGAAAGGGAGGTGCCAACCGCCATTGTAAAGTGCTTCCAGATAACATCCAGGGTATAACCAAGCCAGATATTTGTCGCTTGGCTCGACGCGGGGGGGTGAAGCGTATTTCGGGGTTGATCTACAAACAGACCTGTGGAGTGCTGAAGGTGTTCTTGGAGAACGTGATCAGCGACGCTGCCACTTACACTGAACATGCCAAGTGAAAGACTGTAACGGCTACAGATGTGGTTTATGCTCTGAAGCGCCAGTGTCATACTCTCTAAGGTTTTGGTGGATAAACGGGTcactaaagtcaacaggacaACTGTTGGCAGGAGCCTCAGCTGTCTGGGGCTTACAGTGGGCGGGAGTGCTGGGGGGGAAAATCAcaaattctgcaggaaaaaataCAATTCTGTGGtgaacattaattctgtgcaaatacccggttgaaaagggactctggcggctccagtcagcactgctcaCCGGGTCGTTAAAAGTGCGGTTGATGGTATAGCgtggctaagacaggctccctgcttgcaTGGCTCCACGCAGCttctagaagcagcagcatgtccccccttcgGCTCCTAGGCATGGGGGCAGCCAGTGGGCTCCGCACACTACGCCCACCCCAAGCATCCCCAGCCAATGGGCGCTGCAGGGGTGGCATTTGCGGacagagcagcacacagagaaccacctggccgtgcctccatgtaggagctggagagggggcatgctgttgcttctggaagctgcctgaggtaagcattgcccagagcctgcatccccgagtcccaccccagagcccatatcctTAGCTGGAGTTCTCACCCCACAACCGAACACCCTGCCCCAaacctgatccccctcccactctccgaaccccctctgtcccagcctggaccATCCTCAtacaccctgaacccttcatccccagtctcaccccagatcctgcacccgcATCCGGAGCTCTCACACACTCTcacactccagccccagcccagagccccctcccacattccgaacccctcagccccagcccggagcctcctcccacagcccaacctgCTGAGCTAGCCTGCTGAAAAttagcaagtgagtgagggtggggggagcgagtgacagagggagggaggatggagtgagtgggaagCGGGGCCTCAGAGGGGAAAGGCTTCGGAGGAGGGATGGagcaaaggtgttcagttttgtgtgagtataaagttggcaaccctattaaaGTAGTACACACCTGCTCAACTGACGAGACATACTCCATTTCTCCTTCCTGCTGCCatccctcttctttctctcttacCAAAGGAGGAAGATGACAGATGGCAGTCACATTATCTGACCTCCCTGCTTAGCATTTTGAAGCCCAGAAACTTACTACAATTCCCATGGTGATAATTCCAGACCTGAAAGCAGCACCAATTCAATCTGCCTtcttctaaacaaacaaacaaaaaaaactccacaACAAATCTGATCAGCTGTGCATCCCTAGACCCCCTGTTAACTCAAGAGCTCACACTGACTCCTCTGTATTGGTCCTGCCACATGGATGCTGTCAGTCATGCCATACCATGTTTGCTCTTTTAGtacagtttttatattttaacaatTGTGAATAAAGTCTAAAGACATTAGGCAcgcaaatcccattgaaattcagtagGATTTGGGCCTTAAAgaagagattcccaaacctgatcAGCTTTGTAGGTTGACAAATCTAAGGAACGTCACAGATGAATGTCATAGAGACGTTTGGCATAATTGAAAAACTAAACACGTTAACAGATCACCGGGACCAGTATGCATCCAACCCAAGgagtctgaaagaactcaaacgtgaagttgcggaactattagcTAAGGTTCGTAACCTTCATTACATATCGGCTTCAAGACCGCAATGACTGGAAGTTATGCAATGTAAACACCAATATTAAAAAGGCTCTTAAGAATGAtgcccggcaattacagactggtaagtctaatgtgTATCCCTTTGTTCTAGGGGCAAATACTGCGAAACATTATAGTTAATCAATAAAAACGTTGTCAACAcattagaaaaacataaactgtgaGCAATAGTCACCACATGGTCTAATGCTAAAGGATACTCGTGcttttactaatctattagaagtCTCTTTGACAGCGGGGTCCACACAAGACATGCTGCACGAAGGGGGGATTCCCAGTGGAACATAGTGACTTaggatttccagaaagccttctGAAACAAAGGTCTCCCTCACTACGTACTAAAGAGCCTTACATTCAAAACTAAAGCGTAGGTGATATAAAGGGAAAGGTCCTTCATTGACCTGAGACACTGTTAC from Chelonoidis abingdonii isolate Lonesome George chromosome 3, CheloAbing_2.0, whole genome shotgun sequence includes the following:
- the LOC116818318 gene encoding LOW QUALITY PROTEIN: histone H4-like (The sequence of the model RefSeq protein was modified relative to this genomic sequence to represent the inferred CDS: substituted 1 base at 1 genomic stop codon), whose amino-acid sequence is MSGCGKGGEGLGKGGANRHCKVLPDNIQGITKPDICRLARRGGVKRISGLIYKQTCGVLKVFLENVISDAATYTEHAKXKTVTATDVVYALKRQCHTL